The window gaagaaggaaagagagagagagaacgaaagaaagaaggaaggaaggaaggaaggaaggaaggaaggaaggaaggaaggaaggaaggaaggaaggaaggaaggaaggaaggaaggaagggagagaaagaaagaagagagaaagagaaaaagaaagacagaagaagaaaagaaaagaaaacaccatgAAAAAGACTGAAATGTTTAtgttaaataagaaaaatcaacaaaatgtaATGGAAGAGCTAGACAGTCTCCATTAATACTAAAGTTTGGCAGGGTTTGAAAagatggagagaagagggaaataaTGAGTCATGGGAGAAAGTGATAGATTACATAAAACCCTCATGATACAAAAGAGACAGACTTAGGGATGTAGGATGCAAATTCAGACACTGTGATCTCTGGCCATTGTTCTTACTTCTCTCTGAGCAAAGAGGAAAGTGCTTTGACTTGTCCTTAAAGGATCACTGAACAGAAAGCCACAGTTTAGAGAGAAGAAAGACTGGTATAACACAAGGCAATAGCAGAAGCCCAAGGTGTAGAGGTGCTAGTAACCAGCCACAGAATGAACCGAGCCACTCATCTCCGCTGTCTCCATTCCCCAGTAAGCTGCAGACATCGCACGCATTCTACCTGCTCATCTCTGCTGTCTCCATTTCCCAGTATGCTGCAGACATCGCGCGCATTCCACCTGCAGATAGCAGAAACCTTCCCAGAAAAATCAGCGTCCCTTAACTAAAATCAGGACTTCCAAACAGTGCATGCACATTTCAGGAGCATGCAGAAAACACATTGCTTAGAACTTGAGCTTAGTATCTGTAGATTTTGTGATATTAACAATTTTCTACATAATGCTAAACTCATTTCGAAAAGTGAATCAGAGGCAACTATttgaaagtgtatgtgtgtgagagagtgtgtgtgtgtgtgtatgtgtgtgttactggtgtttgaacttggggccttttacttgctaggcagtcattttaccacttgagccgtatccCCAATCCTTTCTGCTTTGAGTTAGTATTCAAGTAGGATCTCATGTCTGTGCCCCAGCTGGCCAGGGCCATGAACCTCCTGTTTACACTCCTGTATATATGGAATGACACTTCTACACCATCACatccagttttgttttgctttgctttgcttgtttttgttagtcgtggggcttgaactctgggcctggccactgtctccaagctcttcagctcaagactagcactctagcttctgagccacagtgccacttcctgttttcctacggttaattggagataagagtgtcatgaatgttcctgctcaggctggcttccaactgtgatccttagatctgggCCTcctctagaattacaggcctgagccaccagtgcccagtttcacattcagtttttatttgttgagatgaaggtTTCAAGAACTTCTCCAGACTGGCTTCGAGCTGAGATCCTCCAAATCTTTGCCTctcaagtagttaagattacatgcatgagccattaCTGGCAAGTTAGTTATTAAGTGTGCTTTTATATTCTCTAGGGATAATGTTTACTATTCATCTTCTTCTAGTAAAAATTGAGAGCTTTGAAAAATCTTGAGCTACTGAAGCTCCACATAATTTATTAATCTTAGCACTGTTGTTGCTTGAGTAAAAAGGTATGTATTTGcagtttctacttttaaaaaataattaatttatgcatatatattgcTTTCCTCTTAAGGTTATTGTGGTTTGCCACAAGCATTTGGTAAGACTTAAAGTATAAATATTAAGGTATTGCATGGTATTAGAAGTGGAAGCTCATGAAACATTTATGAATTAACAATTATACTATATAATATGTAGCTACAGGTTAATGGAGAATTGCTGCTTTAGCTACTCTGAATGTAAGTGTTGGGAAAAATACTGACATGTTTTGCAAAATAGCTCATAATATGTTCGAATTTCAATTTGCTAGTGattttttccaaaacacaaaTAGGAATAATTCTGTCTCTCCCACACAGTATCtttctaaagcaaaaataaaaaaattcacatacCAGCTcctttttaatatgaaaataaataagaattgtaCTGAACATGTGTGAAAAAAATCTCACTGAGACATTTGAGACTAAAATAAATAGACATTAACTGCACTTTGGATTGGAAAGCTCAAAACTTTGGATTGGAAAACTCAAAAAGATGTCAATTCTCTACAAAATAATATGTGAGTAGAACACAATACCAAATGAAATCCTAAGATAATTTTGGAGCAAAGAAGTCTTGAAAAGAATAtcagctgggtttttttttaagaatataaatATGGACtatctagaatttttttgttaaagAATGATGAGATGAAATTACTAAACTGAAAAATGTATGttaagattacagaaatgaagGAGACTTGAGGATGGAGTCAAAATAGACATAAAACttaatgaagaggaagaggagatgtgactcaagcagtaggacatcagccttgagtgaaaaacccaagtgaaagagcaaggccctgagttcaagctctagcactagcacacacacacacacacacacacacacacacatcaaaaagaACAGGATAAATATGTGACTAAGGAGAATTTGAATGggtagaaaaaaatggccagtatTCAGTTACTGTTGCtgggaaaatggagaaataaaaatgctaGTCCTCATTCATATAAACCAAGGCACAACTACAAGATACAAATATTTAACTGTAATGACAAGCATACAAGGAAATAAATTCCATAATCAAGATAGGTCTTTCTAAATAATCTAGAAAAGGCTGATAGATTCCATTTCATCACTAAACTGCAAGTATACCAAAAGTAAAGTTAAAGGGGAAAAATGGGGCCAGGAGACACTGAGgcaaaatattacaataaaagaagatattggggtttttttttccaagtctatttGTCAGGATCCTGACAGAAAACATATGGCACCCTCAAGCAGGGTAATCTGAGGACCGTTTGCAAAAGTATGGACACACTAAAAGGAATCAACCAAGGGTAGTGAAGGATGGggccgggggatgggggggtgggggggaggagacgAGGAACAGCTCAGGAAGGGTTCACCTTGCCCTCAGTCagaaaggacagagaaaaaagttacTGGATTCTGAAATGAGTAGAAACTCTCAGATAGGAGATGAGGCCTCTATTAAAAGAATGCAGCCCAACCAACATTAACCTGGCAGAGAGGGAGCATAGGACTAAGTGCCTTGACCTCCCTGCTCCTGTCCCTTCATCTCCTGCCAATATCTACAATGGCTGAGCCATGACAAAGCCAGAAGGCAAGGAGCCAGAAAGGCTCCAAAGagcagggtggggaaggaagggtggggAGTGAATGTGGAGAAGGAAATAGGAAAGTTGTCTCTGACAAATAGTCCAAGTCACGATTAATACCAGTACTGAGCAGGAAGTAGAGAaatggagattcttttttttttttaagtataatttaattCATTAACTTCAAGATATAACTATATACTAAGACCATTATTTCAAATTTAAAGAAACAGATCCTTACAAGACCAAAATAACCCACAGGCCATGAGGTTGGTTTATcccttttcctgtgtgtgtgtgtgtgtgtgtatgtgtgtgtgtgtgtgtgtgtttgtttaaaCAAAATGTGCACCACAATCCTTCAACAAGTAAGGCAAATGCCATGAATGTGAAAGCTGAGGTTGGCAATATTCCACATCTAGAAGGAGGGGAGGTGAATTAGAGAGAAGTGGTAATCAGTAATCATTCTAGTTAAATAATCAGGTAACGTCATGAAAGGATGGTCTGCAGCTTCAAAACTGTCCAttaagtttctttcttcttgatgATCAGAGGTCCCACGTTGTCCCCAGTCTCTTCGTTGTGTTTAGTGTGGGTCCCATCACAGAATGGGAACTTTTTGGATCTCCAACAACGGCAGTACACAGCTTTGTCTCCCAAATCTTCCATGTCAAAAGCATGGACTATCTTGGGGTTGTCTTTCTGGATGTGAAGGTTTACCATGGTCTTACTGCGGTGATCTTTAACATAGAATCTTTTGTAAGCGAGGTAACCAAGGGCTGCTGTACCAGCAGCAATGGTAACTGCTGCAATCCATTCCACTCGCAGGCCGGAATCGGAAATCAGACCCATGGCGCCGAGGCTTGCAAGGCGTACGCGCAGGACGCCGCGCACAAGCGGGCTCGTGAGAGGACCTCGGGAACCAAGGTATCAGCCGCGTCCGCCGGGCGCCTAGTCCGGGGAGCCACCACGCAGGCGCCCTGGAGATTCTAATACATGTTGATAGTTCTGTACATCTCTCCACCCTCTGGAAGTCACGTTGACAATATGACGTGGGAATATTCTGCAACCTAGAAATTCGACTTCAAAGGCCTTGCCATTTGAAAATAGTAAACGAACCACACACGTGTATATGTTAATATGTAAGATGCATAAATCTATATGAATGTGGCCGCATTGTTTATTCTGAATAAAACACATGTAGCAACCTTAATAGGAAACGGGTTCACTAAATTATTGCATTTCTAAAATGGAATCATATTCTGGCATTAAAATTGATTATTTAAGTTTATATTTCTTAACAAAAAAATGGTGATAATAATGATAACAGAATTAACAGAGAGAAATAACTGTGTGCAGAAAACAAATCAAGAGAGATGTAAACCCAGAGATGGCTTTTAgtgattactctttttttttttttttttgtcagtcatggggcatgaactctggacctaggcgctgtccctgagttcctctagggttcttccacttgagccacatcaccacttcctcaGTGATTACTCTTACTTCTGGCAATAGGTGTTTTCCAACAATAAAATGAATTGTGGTATACTGGTTGATATTTGTCTTAGGAAAACTGAgaacatttttaatgtaaaagtaaCTCTAACACCAGATATTTttggtttcaaaagaaaaaaaaaatatgtcttttTCTAACCAAAAATCTAAACAGAGCTCTGCAATACAGTAATTGAGGCTCTGTAATGAAAGACCTGGAGAGTGAAGAGAAAACTATAAATATTTATGAGAGAATTGTATTTGGTGAGGAaaggaagttttttttaatgatgggaAAAGGACATGTTATAGAGTTGCTTCAGCCACAAAAATGACAAGATCACCAGTCATCAAACTTACCTCTTTTCTCCTGCTTCTAAAATATGCTGTCAATCTCAGAGTATGACAAGAAATCTATTATAAATTACAGTCCTAATTTTACATTAATATTCAAATAAGACTAGCAAAACTTAAGTGTCAAGCAGCATTCTGCCCATGGTATTATTTGAATTTTATAGGCAATCTAAATGTTTTCTAATATGTAGCTACCAATTAGGATAACTAGTTGTTCTTAgttattaaaaggaaataaatctcTTTATAGAGATTAGCAGAAAATTAGTCTATGAAATAAAGTTATGTCCTATTTTGGGAGCCACACTTAAAAACACAATTTCTAACTTTAAATTAATATATTGaacaaataaatttctgttgttttttctcCCAGGACCTTACTAGTAATGACAGtgacaagaaaaataatcagAGGAAATCCTCTGGCAGAGAAAGATATCAGGAAATTCtggaagaggaaagatgaaaCCTAAGGAAGAAAGCTCAATAGAATGTGCACATAGAGACAGCTTTGGAAACAAGGGCACAAAGTTGCCTGGCTTCTCAACAGAACAAACTCCAGAAGGATTGGCACTGGAAAAGAATTAAATTACTTTAGAAAGTCAGAATAAGATATAACACTAAAAACAAGAAGATGAATTGCAAGGGAGTATGGCAGCCATTTTCCAAGATGCTCCTGTGATCCTTACTCATTGATAATCTCTTGCTTGCCCTGCTCCTATGTTAAATAAGGGTGGCCCAAACAATATAATAGAAGTGACTTCTGAGGCAAGGCCTTAAAAGGCTTCCACTGTGTTCTGTGCTGTTGCTCACTCTGGAAAAGCAAGTGGCCATGCAAGTGAGGATGTAAGGTTCCCAAAAGAGGAAGGATAGAGAAGCAAGCTAAGTGGGAGGGAGAAAACCAGATTGTACTTAAACCAGTAGTAATGAATTCCATTGTGCCAGCAATGCCTAACACTACACCCAGTGGAGGAATGCCTACAGAACGTGGAGAAGAAAATGTATGCTTACAAACGTGGATAAGAGTCAGGCCATCTGCTTTGAATTCCTTGCATTCAATTTACTACCTGTCTGcctttgttataattattttcacctACCCCCAACTCAAAATCAATAGCCAGAGACCATTGGACCCATGatgaataaaacagagaaaactaCATCTTCTGAATGGGATTAGCAGGAGAGGGGGCTAGCCCAGATGGGGCTAGGACAAAGGCGTGGATCTTTAAACTACAAAGTAGAGGCCAAGAGAACCAAGTCAGTTCTGTGGAATGGTGGCTTGGAATGAAAATTGAAAACAATGGGCAATCCCCACCTCCACGAGTGAACTGCCATAGAAACCAGACAACAGAAGGAGGCAGGGTCCGCTGGATAAAACAGATCCATGGGTAGGAGGTAAAATTGCAAAGCTGACAGACCCCCAGAATCAGAGGGTAGGGTACCAAATGAAGACTGCCTACACCTCGCTTCCTAGAAAGAAGGGTAGGTTTATCACTTCTAAGACCAGTTCAATTTAGCAATGaagagtcatttaaaaaaaaaaaactactgtttCCATTAATTTCTAATGGATATCTCTGCCTTGAGGGTCAAGCATCTTGCTCATCCTTAAGCCCAGAGATGGATATCTGGTCAACACCAGGGAAATAAAGGAAACTGTAGACACTTGTTCATTTATAATTCGATaaatgaaagtttatttttagtGTTAGTCAACATGAAGACCAGGCCTGGAGAATCCTTAAACAGACAAAGCTAGTGAGTTCTCAGTGACCTTAACTTACCTACCCTGATTTGCAAAGGAATGAAATTTAGGACTGTTTTAAATCCTTtagtaaaggaaaatgaaatctgaCTAATCAGAAACCATTAACCAACTTACAGGCATATAACTAGAGACATTCCAGGGAGATAAACCAAACAAGACAACTATCTGAATAACCAGTAAATCACTTTTTGACTGTTTGAATTCACCCTACAAAAGTCTTCCCCTGTGCCACCTTGTTAGAGGTCCTGAAGCATTTCTAGTTTGGGACTTTCAAATTAATGAATTACTCAAATAAATACTTTACAACCACCCAACCAAAGACTATGAAACTTAGGATGGATAGAAAGGCTCAAAATTTGTGTACTATACAATGGTAGCCTGTCCTGAAACCTCCAATCTTGGTTTCTATCTTCACCATGACAAGACTTTCAATGACATGGCCCTCTGTCTGCTGCCCCCTGCTGACCACTCCAGTGCATGCCTTCTGAAGCCTTCAGTGCAAGAGCTTGAATGGCCCACTCATGATGACCCAACTAATTCAAATACTGAACACGTCCAAAGTCCCTTTCTTTTCCACAGACAGAATTCTTCTCTCGAAAGGAAAATCATACAAAACTCCAgctttgagctgggcactggtggcttgtgcctataatcctagctactcaggaagctgagatctgaggattgcaatttgaagccagcctgggcaggaaaatctgtgagactctcatctccaattaaccacaaaaaaataaaaatttaaatttaaaaaaaaatgacacaagtagggctaggaatatggcctagtggcaagagtgcttgcttcgtatacatgaagccctgggttcgattcctcagcaccacatatatagaaaatggccagaagtggcactgtggctcaagtggcagagtgctagccttgagcacaaagaagccagggacagggctcaggctctgagtccaaggcccaggactggcaaaaaaaaaaaaaaaaaaaaaatgccacaagtagagctgtagttcaaatgtagagtgctatccttgaggaaaaaaaaaaagcccaggctctgagttcaagcccaggactggcacaattcaaaacaaaagcaaaaagaattcatCTCTGATTGCCTCTGCTTGAAGGTatccctttgtttttctcctttaggAACACATAATTCAATCTCCTAGCCATGACACTAAGTCTCAGAACAGATGAACACTTGTCCTAGGTAAGAGAGGGGGTGAAGATTAGATTAAAATCCAACTGTCTTGGACTCATCAGTCTACATACATCACCAAGCCTCAAAGCTGGCTGATCTTCCAGAGCAGACTCTTAGGGGACAGCAACCCACCTTCCATCCCCAGATGCTGCCAACCACCCCAGGCCTTAACCCTGAACTCCACGTGCTCTTCCCTCACCAGGGAGGAAACATTTCCATCAGAACCTTTCTGCCCTATAAATCCTGGACtacatttttgtttaataaaggtCACACCAAGCACACATCTTAGAAATgcttgagggattttttttttttgcatttatccTAGAAATATATCCTTTAGCTTCAAGGGGCAAAGCCAAATACCAGGAATTTGGAACTATTTCAAGGGACAAGCCTGTCTGGAAGGGAGGTAAGTAATGTGATCGTGGAACACTATTTTCAGGGAAATAAGGCTGTGTTGGGGTGATGAAGGTATTAGAACTGACCTGTTAGTCATACTAGGAAGAAGACCTTAATTTAATGAAGAGGTAAGAATGACTTGAATTAGCAAATCAGAATTCCAGCCTAAGTATCCACACAGCCCAGCTTTACAGTCATGTCTCCCTCTTTATGTCAGCCCAATTACTGAAGTTCATTAAATTATTTATTCTCCAAATGATATAAAAATCTCTTCCTACACTCTTACTTGCATTATTCCTTCATTTAGAAATACCCTTTCTCCCTttcaaagagggagaaaagagaaaacttaaAGCAACCTTGTGAATTACCACAGGTTTTAAATTGGTAGTgccaaaaatcaatggcattttaaTACAAGGCTTAAAGtatcttaaattttaaaacaaaggtaACATCTTTGAAGGTGGTATTCTCTATGGGATATGAATAGTCCAATGAGTGATACAACTTAAGAGGCAAAATGTTCATTGAACTTATGATTCCACTATGAATTGTGTGACTGGGTGAAGAAATTTGTTTCAATAAGCTTTTATGCtatttttagttatattttgttTACCAATGGGCTTATTATCAAAGTTAGGAATTTAcaaaattttattattcattatttattagtCCTGCCTACTAAAAATGTTTCCTAGCCATAATACTAGTTAAGCAAAGCATACAGTTTGTAGCTCAAGCTATGACACTTCGGAGAGCAAAATGGGTGCCATTAGCAAGGTCACCAGGCACAAGCTGGAACTTTCTTTGTCAAAATAAGAAGTATGGTCAGCCCAGCACCACAGTCCTCCTCCTTAAGTAACTTCCTCAAAAGGGAAAGGTAGCTACACAAAGACTTGTTACTAAAGAAAACATGCTGCTTTGcccggtaccagtggctcacacctgtaattctagctactcaagagactgaggtctgaggaacagattcaaagccaggacaggtggggaagtctatgagagtcttaccactaattaatcaccaaaaaactggaagtgaacctgtggctctagtagcagagttctaactttgaacaaaaagctcagggacagtgcctaggtcctgagttcaagccccaggatcattaataataataatatcactaAAATGTAATGTGGATGAAATTAAGGTAGTGgtgtgttaattggagacaaaagtgaaTATCACATATCACTAAAAGATGCTCTACCAGCATAAATTAGCACGAAAATATTTGTAATTGTGAGTGATAAAAAGAACATGAATTCATAGGCATACTAGTGTCTTAGCTAGGTAAAACTTCAGGCATTCATATAAAAATATGATCATCTCACAGACTGAGGAGTTCTGGTGAAAAGTGAAGGATCCCTTGTTTAAAGGTATTAAGAGGCTAAAGACATTGAGTGCAGAGCACTAAAAATAGCCTCAAGGACCAGGCATTGCATCTCATACcgataatcccaactacttggaaggtagagatccAGAAAATCAGAGTTCTGGGATAGCCTGGGAAATAGTTAGCAAGACCCCTTGTCAACAACAAGCTTAGCACAGTGGAATTTACCTGTCATCCTGGTCCACGGAAGGTATGTGTAGGAGGATCTATATTTGAGGCAAAACTGTCCTAGGCAAAACTGCAAGAACTTGTTCAAAAAGTAAACTCACTCATGTGGCAGAACAcctgcccagaaagacaaagtcctgggttcaagctgcagtattggagggggaaaaaaaaaaccaaaaacaaaacccaaggccCATCTTAATGTAAGAAATACAGATCACTACGACAGTTTCAGGCCTATGGAGCCTGGAGAAGGGCTAAATGGACGAGTTATTTGTAAAgggcatgagatttttgttttgttttgttattgttattgctgTTATGATGTTGGATTTTCTATAAAGTAAGAGAAATTTTTCTCAGTTAGTCACGCACCATTAGGTAACATGTGGTAAAATAAGCTTTATCTTGGCAAGGTGAGCATTTTCTGCCCCCAAAGGTAAATACACTGCAGGCCTCTTGTTCTCACTCCTGCCAGAACAGCACAGCTTTCCACATTCCAaacttctgcacacacacacacacacacacacacacacacacacacacacagagtccccaGCATTCCCAGGCATCCCACCTGAAATCTAGTTGTGCTGTGTAGCAACCTTACCTGTTTTCTCATCCATGTAGTGCATTTTGTCTTCTTTTGGCCTTTAGGATCTCATCTCCTTCAAACATAACTTTTTTTGTCCTTGTGGAAGGTactaatttgcattttttttttaccttcatgAAGTTTGGGGTTTGCTTAGTCTGTTTTTGCTCACTGAGCCTGATGTTCTCACTCAGGAAAAACTTTCAAAATAGGAAATATACAAGCCATCAATGTGTATGGTCAACTAGTGAATCCCTGAGATGCTCAAAGGTAGACACAGAGAATAAATCTGTTGAGAGAATTGTTGAGATTTTTGTGTGTCTTCAAGATAAGATCTGGCATGGTTCTATCTGGGGTTTATTGTGGTCACCCACATGGCTGATCAGTAAGAAACTGTCCAGGTAACAAATAATCAATCAAAGATACATAAGAAATAAGACtaaactaagcaaaaggaaagaaatgtacatatcacccgacctggaaggaattgttttatggtTTAATATtaatagagttcataagcattgtagaccagaatgatgatgtccatcgTTGGGAAGGtttaaagaaatgatgaaagcaagggggagttggttgggggagggaaggcaggagaaaaatgaggaagggggtaacaaatatgacaagaaatgtattcactaccttaagtatataactgtaacccctgtgtacatcatcttgacaaaagCTACCTaagaaagtggagctggggctcaaagtggtaggcagctagccttgtgcaaaaagaactcagtgacaacacccaggccctgagttcaagccccatgaccaacaaaacaacaacaacaacaaaacaggtaCATGGAAGCTAACTTCATCCAGAAAAACCCAAAGCCACCACACAATTCTTTGCACAAGATTTTTATCTAATAATGTTTGTCCTGGACACAGTCAGGGTCAAAGTAGGATGAGGTAAGGACGTGTGAAGGGTACCAACACATTTAAGGAGGTATTTGCCTCCTGGTTAGGTGCTTACCACACACTCATATAAGTCTGCATAGCTGCCTCGTCAGATGTGCCCTGGGCACCTCTACTAGGCTCTGGAACTCAGAGCATCTCTTTTGTATCTCTGTCTTCTTGGCTCTAGAACCAGTTTTTCCCTTTAATAGTTCTTGGAAAGAAAATTCTCAAATCATCAGCAAGTAATTATTGGGCCTTGATGGTATCTTCAATTAATCTGGCTTTCAAGTATCTGTTCATAATATGTCCAAGTGTGACTAATTAAATCCTGAAAGAACAGCAATAGAACTTCTGTACTATTTATTCTATACCATTAAAACCTTAAGTAAAATCCAACCCCCTATGTCCTAATTTCTATAGTAAATACAAACCAGTAATCTTATGGAGAAAAGCTAGCTATACTTTGAGGTATATATACCTCAGCCCAACAGGTAAAAAAAAGGCATGGGGAAGACAAATATTTACAGAGAGGAGGGTAAGATTTGTATGGCATCAGCTGCCTTCAACATATTGTCTCAATTTGTCTCACTAATCTTTTCAAACTGCAGCTCCATCTCTTGCTATTCTCAGCGGCTGGAGAAAATTGGATGCAACCTCAGGACCATCACGAGCAAGAGGAAAGCTTGTTGCAAATACAGAATCTCAGCTCTCTCCCactccacacacagacacacagacacacagacacagacacagacacacacacacacacacacacacacacacacacacacacacacctacatgtTCACAGAATCCTAGGGGAACAGTAGACTCTTTtatattagaaaggcatgctctATCCTAGCCCTTCTCTCCTCCAACAGGGTGTGAAGAGACCTTTCTAACCTAAGCAAAGGGACCAGTCAGCTTGTCAGAATGAGTCCAGACTGACAAGTTTCCAAGCAACTATAGTCTACCCTCACCCTTGCTAGTTCTGCTTAACCTTTATAATGGGGTTCTACCACAATTGCTAATTAGCCTGCTGGAACTAGCCTTGATTTACACTCTGCTACTCCCACACTGTGCCCCCAAAGCATTTGAGTCATTTGTTGACACAGGAATTTAGTGTGCAATAGATACTTAGTGTGCAGGAGTCAAGATGCTAAATGTCCTGAACTCCATGAGCTAGTCCTGCAGAAAGGCCTCCCACTAAAGGAAAAATTCAAGTGTCTCATCGGACATTCCTGGAGGTAGACAAGTTGTCTATAATTTCTGAGTCTAGAATTAACTTcatttcacacatatacacaagatATTTT is drawn from Perognathus longimembris pacificus isolate PPM17 chromosome 10, ASM2315922v1, whole genome shotgun sequence and contains these coding sequences:
- the LOC125358020 gene encoding CDGSH iron-sulfur domain-containing protein 1-like produces the protein MGLISDSGLRVEWIAAVTIAAGTAALGYLAYKRFYVKDHRSKTMVNLHIQKDNPKIVHAFDMEDLGDKAVYCRCWRSKKFPFCDGTHTKHNEETGDNVGPLIIKKKET